One segment of Rhipicephalus sanguineus isolate Rsan-2018 chromosome 6, BIME_Rsan_1.4, whole genome shotgun sequence DNA contains the following:
- the LOC125758767 gene encoding uncharacterized protein K02A2.6-like, whose product MLLVVVDAHSKWPEVFEMRSTTAESTIRCLTELFARFGFPETIVSDNGPQFVSQEFKHFVQAMGARHVFTAPYHPSSNGLAERFIQTLKNALRKDCTGETLQVLSLSKCVQPHRGAPSPGVATRIRCCTDLQRTLPLRMEQLAKLRPASSWFFLRLATHQFLRLQNRPGRLWLRHRQHQHPPRQDATPCEIVAHQIDSKLDSE is encoded by the exons ATGCTTTTAGTAGTGGTCGACGCACATTCCAAATGGCCAGAGGTTTTCGAAATGCGCTCGACAACTGCAGAAAGCACGATTCGTTGTTTGACCGAGCTCTTCGCACGTTTTGGTTTTCCTGAAACAATTGTTTCCGATAATGGACCTCAATTTGTTTCGCAGGAGTTCAAGCACTTCGTGCAGGCAATGGGGGCACGGCACGTCTTCACGGCTCCCTACCACCCCAGCTCCAATGGGCTGGCAGAGCGTTTCATTCAGACCTTAAAGAACGCCCTCCGCAAAGACTGCACAGGAGAGACACTGCAG GTCCTGTCTCTTTCCAAGTGCGTGCAACCACACAGAGGGGCACCTTCACCTGGCGTGGCCACCAGGATCAGGTGCTGCACAGACCTGCAGAGGACGTTACCCCTACGCATGGAACAGCTGGCGAAGCTACGACCAGCGAGTTCCTGGTTTTTCCTGAGACTGGCGACGCACCAGTTCCTCCGACTCCAAAACCGTCCAGGGCGACTCTGGTTACGCCACAGGCAACACCAGCACCCGCCGAGGCAAGACGCTACCCCATGCGAAATCGTCGCCCACCAGATAGATTCCAAGCTGGACTCTGAATGA
- the LOC119395592 gene encoding uncharacterized protein LOC119395592 isoform X2 — MSYAIVEFTASKEVEIVPTTWVTGSVCVWPHNVKAEKAGKMAKKQHPPQSWWKQYEIAVKGLFVTYEHARKKLNDIQFDSDLASETEMPPLKRRRRPPAVWSDSDGEEEEEDSATSQPGLPPIPNNFPSGITSSEATSMPTFGQGDKGTAGTQLSETNSPQGEQTAQERPRNSPHDCCVEKNFQRHVLRLLNTLRFMLEQQADTLNKLCDMLPTSSVTECAELLGHPLSSLEELQEFDDKLDAGKFKILVHELAQLGGKDAYWATKRILSYCITDEVAAQFSWRGRKGKLSFSALKIAKAITDAARKAPNATAADVEASIKSWLRHAPERLATRFQKSKQGQLEQAADTD, encoded by the exons ATGAGCTATGCTATTGTGGAGTTCACTGCCTCTAAAGAGGTTGAAATTGTGCCAACTACTTGGGTCACCGGGAGCGTGTGCGTCTGGCCGCATAATGTAAAAGCAGAGAAGGCTGGGAAAATGGCAAAGAAGCAGCATCCACCACAGTCATGGTGGAAGCAGTATGAAATTGCTGTGAAAGGTTTGTTCG TTACCTATGAACATGCCCGGAAAAAGCTAAATGACATTCAGTTCGATTCAGACCTGGCCAGTGAAACTGAAATGCCTCCATTGAAGAGGCGTAGACGGCCACCAGCAGTCTGGAGTGACTCTGAcggtgaagaggaggaggaagactcTGCCACAAGCCAGCCAGGACTGCCACCTATCCCAAATAATTTTCCATCTG GAATAACCTCGAGTGAAGCAACAAGTATGCCCACATTTGGCCAGGGAGACAAAGGCACAGCAG GGACCCAGTTGTCAGAGACAAACTCGCCACAAG GTGAACAGACAGCGCAAGAACGGCCACGAAACTCGCCTCATGATTGTTGTGTAGAGAAGA ACTTCCAGCGGCATGTGCTACGACTGCTGAACACGCTTCGCTTCATGCTGGAACAGCAAGCGGACACCCTGAACAAGTTGTGCGATATGCTTCCCACTTCTTCAGTCACCGAATGCGCAGAGCTCTTAGGCCATCCGCTAAGCAGTCTTGAAGAACTACAAGAGTTCGACGACAAGCTCGATGCTGGAAAATTTAAGATCCTG GTTCATGAGTTGGCACAGCTTGGTGGGAAAGATGCCTACTGGGCAACAAAAAGAATCTTGTCATACTGCATCACAGACGAGGTTGCGGCACAATTTTCCTGGAGGGGTCGAAAAGGAAAACTGAGCTTCTCCGCCTTGAAGATTGCTAAAGCCATAACAG ATGCTGCTCGCAAAGCGCCAAACGCAACCGCTGCCGACGTTGAGGCCTCTATCAAATCGTGGCTCCGACATGCCCCCGAGCGCCTTGCCACCAGGTTTCAGAAGTCAAAGCAAGGACAACTTGAGCAAGCAGCAG ATACTGACTGA
- the LOC119395592 gene encoding uncharacterized protein LOC119395592 isoform X1, translating to MSYAIVEFTASKEVEIVPTTWVTGSVCVWPHNVKAEKAGKMAKKQHPPQSWWKQYEIAVKGLFVTYEHARKKLNDIQFDSDLASETEMPPLKRRRRPPAVWSDSDGEEEEEDSATSQPGLPPIPNNFPSGITSSEATSMPTFGQGDKGTAGTQLSETNSPQGEQTAQERPRNSPHDCCVEKNFQRHVLRLLNTLRFMLEQQADTLNKLCDMLPTSSVTECAELLGHPLSSLEELQEFDDKLDAGKFKILVHELAQLGGKDAYWATKRILSYCITDEVAAQFSWRGRKGKLSFSALKIAKAITDAARKAPNATAADVEASIKSWLRHAPERLATRFQKSKQGQLEQAAGNGIHIVASCKILNSAQKCMLCLYSNV from the exons ATGAGCTATGCTATTGTGGAGTTCACTGCCTCTAAAGAGGTTGAAATTGTGCCAACTACTTGGGTCACCGGGAGCGTGTGCGTCTGGCCGCATAATGTAAAAGCAGAGAAGGCTGGGAAAATGGCAAAGAAGCAGCATCCACCACAGTCATGGTGGAAGCAGTATGAAATTGCTGTGAAAGGTTTGTTCG TTACCTATGAACATGCCCGGAAAAAGCTAAATGACATTCAGTTCGATTCAGACCTGGCCAGTGAAACTGAAATGCCTCCATTGAAGAGGCGTAGACGGCCACCAGCAGTCTGGAGTGACTCTGAcggtgaagaggaggaggaagactcTGCCACAAGCCAGCCAGGACTGCCACCTATCCCAAATAATTTTCCATCTG GAATAACCTCGAGTGAAGCAACAAGTATGCCCACATTTGGCCAGGGAGACAAAGGCACAGCAG GGACCCAGTTGTCAGAGACAAACTCGCCACAAG GTGAACAGACAGCGCAAGAACGGCCACGAAACTCGCCTCATGATTGTTGTGTAGAGAAGA ACTTCCAGCGGCATGTGCTACGACTGCTGAACACGCTTCGCTTCATGCTGGAACAGCAAGCGGACACCCTGAACAAGTTGTGCGATATGCTTCCCACTTCTTCAGTCACCGAATGCGCAGAGCTCTTAGGCCATCCGCTAAGCAGTCTTGAAGAACTACAAGAGTTCGACGACAAGCTCGATGCTGGAAAATTTAAGATCCTG GTTCATGAGTTGGCACAGCTTGGTGGGAAAGATGCCTACTGGGCAACAAAAAGAATCTTGTCATACTGCATCACAGACGAGGTTGCGGCACAATTTTCCTGGAGGGGTCGAAAAGGAAAACTGAGCTTCTCCGCCTTGAAGATTGCTAAAGCCATAACAG ATGCTGCTCGCAAAGCGCCAAACGCAACCGCTGCCGACGTTGAGGCCTCTATCAAATCGTGGCTCCGACATGCCCCCGAGCGCCTTGCCACCAGGTTTCAGAAGTCAAAGCAAGGACAACTTGAGCAAGCAGCAGGTAATGGAATTCACATTGTCGCATCATGTAAAATCCTGAACAGTGCACAAAAATGTATGTTGTGCCTGTATTCCAATGTGTAA